Proteins from a single region of Apium graveolens cultivar Ventura chromosome 7, ASM990537v1, whole genome shotgun sequence:
- the LOC141673560 gene encoding uncharacterized protein LOC141673560, whose translation MGLSMKQVSDDDSQVFNNWLQPSESDPKPPQSNKRSHQQLQQPDPLNCPRCNSTNTKFCYYNNYNRTQPRHFCKACKRHWTKGGTLRNVPVGGGRKNKRHKPSHQPPAITTTTVNPPLSSLYQTMNSIHHLPSFLSHDDGALIYNTESFMNHQPMQFSFSSSNSEVNRSLNNIATSFQKLENMEKSVNIGGMKPGINEAWEFEVPGNENDNTSSSLSVMELESSSYWNWNEFDGTVGDFSIPNWDGTDIKP comes from the coding sequence ATGGGATTGAGTATGAAACAGGTTTCGGACGATGATAGCCAGGTGTTTAATAATTGGCTGCAACCATCAGAATCAGATCCGAAACCTCCTCAATCGAATAAGCGATCACACCAGCAGCTACAGCAGCCAGATCCACTCAACTGTCCAAGATGCAACTCAACAAACACTAAATTTTGCTACTACAACAACTACAACAGAACACAGCCACGTCATTTCTGTAAGGCTTGTAAACGTCACTGGACTAAAGGTGGCACTCTCCGAAACGTCCCGGTTGGTGGCGGCCGCAAAAACAAACGACACAAACCATCTCATCAACCACCTGCCATCACCACTACCACTGTTAATCCACCGTTATCGAGTTTATATCAAACTATGAACAGCATTCACCATCTACCATCTTTTCTTAGCCATGATGATGGTGCATTGATATACAATACCGAAAGTTTCATGAACCATCAGCCCATGCAGTTTTCATTTTCGAGTTCGAATTCGGAGGTAAATCGTTCATTAAATAATATTGCAACATCTTTTCAGAAGCTGGAAAACATGGAGAAATCAGTGAATATTGGTGGTATGAAGCCTGGGATTAATGAAGCATGGGAATTCGAAGTTCCGGGTAATGAGAATGATAACACAAGTAGTAGTTTGAGTGTGATGGAATTGGAAAGTAGTAGCTACTGGAATTGGAATGAGTTTGATGGTACAGTGGGTGATTTTAGTATACCTAACTGGGATGGAACAGACATCAAACCCTAG